From Pusillibacter faecalis, one genomic window encodes:
- a CDS encoding TRAP transporter substrate-binding protein: MKKAKKLLCALLAMLFVLSGCGLSANTNVPSNDDADGDTSGEVVEAPGENATDEEINAFITAASSNPDKMVIKYASTSADLNGQAYLRAARKFLQTLKEELGDKIEIQYYMNSTFGGTADAVLGGLQNNTFELTDWPLGSFAEFTNAFQPLDVPYLVTSNDESYELLTGPAGDLMTEKCIAETGLKPLYYGIIGMRQFTNSKHEIVTPDDLKGLKIRAQNNSVQVKGLSAFGCSISTMSFSEVFTSLQQGTIDGQENPIETLYNFQYYDVQDYVTISNHLCTAGAVVCNNAWYEGLSDEFKAAVDKAAQVAEAYSIEELNSSESEVLSLLAEKMQVTELTEEQLAAFQDVAKTAWPELVDEIGSDYMNEFLTAAGISMN; the protein is encoded by the coding sequence ATGAAAAAAGCAAAGAAGTTGTTATGCGCCCTGTTAGCCATGCTGTTTGTGCTGTCCGGCTGCGGCCTCTCGGCCAACACCAATGTGCCGTCGAATGACGATGCCGACGGGGACACCTCCGGTGAAGTGGTGGAAGCCCCGGGAGAAAATGCGACGGATGAGGAGATCAACGCCTTCATCACAGCAGCCTCCAGCAACCCGGATAAGATGGTCATCAAGTACGCCTCCACCAGCGCGGATCTGAATGGTCAGGCCTACCTGCGGGCGGCCCGGAAGTTCCTGCAGACCTTGAAGGAGGAGCTGGGCGACAAAATTGAGATTCAATATTACATGAATTCCACCTTCGGCGGCACGGCCGACGCGGTTTTGGGCGGCCTGCAGAACAACACCTTCGAGCTCACTGACTGGCCTCTGGGCAGCTTTGCGGAGTTCACGAACGCATTTCAGCCCCTGGATGTCCCCTATCTCGTGACCAGCAATGACGAGTCTTATGAGCTGCTGACTGGGCCGGCAGGCGATCTGATGACGGAAAAGTGTATTGCCGAAACCGGGCTGAAACCGCTTTACTATGGCATCATCGGCATGCGTCAGTTTACCAACAGCAAGCATGAGATTGTAACCCCGGACGATCTGAAGGGTCTCAAAATCCGGGCGCAGAATAACTCTGTGCAGGTCAAGGGCCTCTCTGCCTTTGGCTGCAGCATCAGCACCATGTCTTTCTCTGAGGTGTTTACCTCTCTGCAGCAAGGGACCATTGACGGGCAGGAGAATCCCATCGAGACGCTGTATAACTTCCAGTACTACGATGTACAGGACTATGTGACCATCAGCAATCACCTCTGCACAGCGGGTGCTGTGGTTTGCAACAATGCGTGGTATGAAGGTTTGTCTGACGAGTTTAAGGCCGCGGTTGATAAGGCCGCTCAGGTGGCTGAGGCCTACAGCATTGAGGAGCTGAACAGCTCTGAGAGCGAAGTGCTGAGCCTGCTGGCGGAGAAGATGCAGGTAACAGAACTGACGGAGGAGCAGCTGGCCGCCTTCCAGGATGTTGCAAAGACCGCATGGCCTGAACTGGTTGACGAGATCGGCAGCGATTATATGAACGAATTTTTGACTGCCGCTGGGATCTCCATGAACTGA
- a CDS encoding TRAP transporter small permease: protein MKKKLFWLFDNLEYLLSMFCMGLMMCLLFIQVISRYVFGYSLAFTEEISVILFILSVYIGAIGGTRRGQHLKIEILTTFLNKKGQTVCQILSDLVFIVVNCFLSYGSFQVVTNLLHYGMQTPITKLPKWIPYAVIPLALVLISIRLIQDIVIQIKKLKSGELESETHEEEA from the coding sequence GTGAAAAAGAAACTTTTTTGGCTGTTTGACAATCTGGAGTATCTGCTCTCTATGTTCTGCATGGGACTGATGATGTGCCTGCTGTTCATTCAGGTCATTTCCAGATACGTGTTTGGCTACTCTCTTGCGTTCACGGAAGAGATCAGCGTGATTTTGTTTATTCTGTCCGTCTATATCGGCGCGATCGGTGGAACCAGGCGTGGACAGCACTTAAAGATTGAAATTTTGACGACCTTTTTAAACAAAAAGGGGCAAACTGTCTGTCAGATTCTTTCAGATTTGGTGTTCATCGTGGTGAACTGCTTCCTGAGCTATGGAAGCTTCCAGGTGGTGACAAACCTGCTGCACTACGGGATGCAGACACCCATCACGAAACTCCCCAAGTGGATTCCCTATGCGGTCATTCCCCTTGCGCTGGTTTTGATTTCCATCCGCTTGATTCAGGATATCGTGATTCAGATCAAAAAACTGAAAAGCGGAGAGTTGGAGTCTGAAACGCACGAAGAGGAGGCGTGA
- a CDS encoding TRAP transporter large permease → MELLILAIVTIVMMAIGVPIGISIAAGLISTALLFDTTTLTFIAQQLYTGLDSFALLAVPGFMLAGSFMEKGGLSKRLVNVAEKFVGHQTGGFCAVTVVACLFFGAISGSSPATVAAIGGIMIPYMVREGYSKEFATGLSAVSGSLGIIIPPSIPFVIYGIATNSNIGTLFIAGFGPGIMIGIALIVVSRFICKKRGYLGTERKSTGKEKLQAINEAKWALIMPLIILGGIYGGIFTPTEAAAVAIFYSLFVGFFVYKELKWKDVFSILDTTASFVGAVMLAFAPAAALGAVLSMLGVPGMVSDLLLSISSNIYVIMFIVMLVLIVAGMILDTISAIVLLAPILSGALIPMGIDPIHLGTVMIVALAIGFVTPPVAQNLFVASGMTGLPMHKIVKEAFPFIVTMLVCLVLITFFPEISLALPTLLS, encoded by the coding sequence ATGGAACTGTTGATATTGGCTATCGTAACCATCGTGATGATGGCGATCGGTGTACCGATTGGTATTTCGATTGCAGCGGGTCTGATCTCTACGGCCCTGCTGTTTGATACAACAACGCTGACCTTTATTGCCCAGCAGCTTTACACAGGTCTTGATTCTTTCGCTCTGCTGGCGGTTCCCGGCTTCATGCTGGCGGGGTCCTTTATGGAAAAGGGCGGTTTGTCCAAGAGGCTGGTCAATGTGGCGGAAAAGTTCGTGGGACACCAGACGGGCGGCTTTTGCGCTGTCACCGTGGTGGCGTGCCTGTTTTTCGGCGCGATCTCCGGTTCTTCCCCCGCAACCGTGGCGGCCATCGGCGGTATCATGATCCCTTATATGGTGCGTGAGGGATATTCCAAGGAATTTGCAACCGGCCTCTCTGCGGTTTCCGGCAGCCTTGGCATCATCATTCCTCCCAGTATTCCGTTTGTGATCTATGGCATTGCAACAAACAGCAATATCGGCACCCTGTTCATCGCGGGCTTTGGCCCTGGCATCATGATTGGCATTGCCCTGATTGTAGTTTCCCGCTTTATCTGCAAAAAACGCGGTTATCTTGGCACAGAGCGCAAGTCTACGGGGAAAGAGAAGCTTCAGGCTATCAACGAGGCAAAATGGGCTCTGATCATGCCTCTGATTATCTTGGGCGGGATTTATGGCGGTATTTTCACGCCGACAGAGGCCGCGGCAGTAGCCATTTTCTACAGCCTGTTTGTAGGCTTCTTCGTATACAAAGAGCTCAAATGGAAGGATGTGTTTTCCATTTTGGACACCACGGCCTCCTTTGTGGGGGCGGTGATGTTGGCCTTTGCTCCCGCTGCGGCCCTGGGCGCCGTCTTGAGCATGCTGGGAGTTCCCGGCATGGTCAGCGACCTGCTGCTCTCCATTTCCAGTAACATCTATGTGATCATGTTTATCGTGATGCTGGTGCTGATTGTGGCAGGCATGATTTTGGACACAATCTCGGCTATTGTGCTGCTGGCACCTATTTTGAGCGGCGCACTGATTCCCATGGGGATTGACCCCATTCATCTTGGCACGGTGATGATTGTGGCTCTGGCGATTGGTTTTGTGACGCCTCCGGTGGCTCAGAACCTGTTCGTGGCCTCCGGTATGACGGGACTGCCCATGCACAAAATTGTAAAAGAGGCGTTTCCATTTATTGTGACCATGCTGGTCTGCCTGGTGCTGATCACCTTTTTCCCGGAGATTTCTCTGGCACTTCCAACACTGTTGTCTTAA
- a CDS encoding flavodoxin family protein, with amino-acid sequence MMMKERLILGISGSPRKGANTDLMLMEAMKAAETVEGIRTEIIYLRDYEIHNCKGCFACCREPGKKDGGAHACAMFRDGMDEIYPKLKACDGLIIASPVYFQSVSAQVKQFMDRTEGLLRYGTSQYQYGLQNKVGGGLVVGGNRNAGEELTMLELQAFFQVHDMIVVGSGGEPTPGCYNGGACTTYPQKGDVRDAVLADELGMKSCRNLGIRVAKTVMMLNRA; translated from the coding sequence ATGATGATGAAAGAGAGACTGATTTTAGGCATCTCTGGCAGCCCGCGCAAAGGGGCCAACACGGATCTGATGCTGATGGAAGCGATGAAGGCCGCCGAGACAGTGGAGGGAATCCGCACGGAGATCATTTATTTGAGGGACTATGAGATTCATAACTGTAAGGGGTGCTTTGCATGCTGCCGGGAGCCGGGAAAGAAGGACGGCGGCGCCCATGCCTGCGCCATGTTCCGGGATGGGATGGATGAGATCTATCCCAAGCTGAAAGCCTGTGATGGCCTGATTATTGCATCCCCGGTGTACTTCCAGTCCGTGTCCGCGCAGGTCAAGCAGTTCATGGACCGCACGGAGGGATTGCTGCGCTATGGGACCAGCCAGTATCAGTATGGCCTGCAGAATAAGGTCGGCGGAGGACTGGTGGTGGGCGGAAACCGGAATGCCGGCGAGGAGCTGACCATGCTGGAGTTACAGGCATTTTTCCAGGTCCATGATATGATCGTTGTGGGCTCCGGCGGCGAGCCGACGCCCGGCTGCTATAATGGCGGAGCCTGCACCACCTATCCGCAAAAGGGAGACGTGCGCGATGCGGTTCTTGCAGATGAGCTGGGAATGAAGAGCTGCAGAAATCTTGGCATTCGTGTTGCAAAGACCGTGATGATGCTCAACCGCGCGTAA
- a CDS encoding M20/M25/M40 family metallo-hydrolase: protein MGNSKMIEAFVADHREEFLSILEHVVNLESHTYGARETKNRCGLYLKELFEGLGFTVGTMDVGDVGIHVTGTYGSGTHKVLLVGHYDTVFPTGTTRERPFTVRDGKAFGPGIYDMKGGLISFYMAMKALRELHMMPEDKEVTFFFNCDEEAGSGTSKDAIMALASQSDACLVAEPGHNAPGYVTAERFGRSVVEITARGEASHAGNRPDYAANPLLELSYLIIELESLCDKKRGVWYSPVSLHGGDVGATAMTPADASVIYDIRYLNEDLGREVEEVLHTLRPKLKNVHLEISGGREKPPFAQSEIHAKVYNRAKEIVEELGYPYQPARLGGGSDCNFTASVGCPSLCGLGLNGDFLHNPKEYVQIDTIPTRVALVAELIRTL from the coding sequence ATGGGCAACAGCAAAATGATTGAAGCATTCGTCGCAGACCACCGGGAGGAATTTCTCTCCATTTTGGAACATGTGGTGAACCTGGAATCCCATACATATGGAGCCCGGGAGACGAAAAACCGATGCGGACTCTATTTGAAAGAACTCTTTGAGGGGCTTGGGTTCACGGTTGGTACCATGGACGTGGGGGATGTGGGAATCCATGTCACCGGAACCTATGGCAGCGGCACACACAAGGTCCTCCTGGTGGGCCATTATGACACTGTTTTCCCAACGGGCACAACGCGGGAGCGCCCCTTCACCGTGCGGGATGGCAAGGCTTTTGGCCCTGGTATCTATGATATGAAGGGCGGCCTGATCAGCTTTTACATGGCGATGAAGGCGCTGCGGGAATTGCATATGATGCCGGAGGATAAAGAGGTCACTTTTTTCTTCAACTGTGACGAAGAGGCTGGCAGCGGAACTTCCAAGGACGCGATCATGGCGCTGGCGTCCCAATCTGATGCCTGTCTGGTAGCCGAGCCCGGGCACAATGCCCCCGGCTATGTGACAGCGGAGCGTTTTGGCCGCTCGGTGGTGGAGATTACTGCCAGGGGAGAGGCCAGCCATGCTGGAAACCGGCCGGATTACGCGGCGAATCCCCTGCTGGAACTGTCCTATCTGATCATTGAGCTGGAATCCCTCTGTGATAAAAAACGGGGCGTTTGGTATTCCCCGGTGAGCCTGCATGGCGGCGATGTGGGAGCCACGGCCATGACCCCGGCAGATGCCTCTGTCATCTATGATATCCGATACCTAAACGAGGACTTGGGCCGTGAGGTGGAGGAGGTGCTCCACACACTGCGTCCCAAGCTGAAGAATGTACATCTGGAGATCAGCGGCGGACGGGAAAAGCCGCCCTTCGCCCAATCCGAAATCCATGCGAAGGTCTATAACCGGGCAAAAGAGATTGTTGAAGAATTGGGATATCCATATCAGCCCGCCCGGCTGGGCGGCGGCAGCGATTGTAACTTTACCGCCTCTGTGGGATGTCCCTCCCTGTGCGGACTAGGACTGAACGGGGATTTCCTCCACAATCCGAAGGAGTACGTGCAGATCGACACGATTCCCACCCGGGTTGCGTTGGTTGCGGAGCTGATCCGAACCCTCTAA
- a CDS encoding NADH peroxidase — protein MKKWVCTVCGYVAEGTTPPEKCPVCGVPASKFKEMTEGAKLAAEHEYGIYAKTVKNNADISEEDKKYIFEQLMANFQGECSEVGMYLCMARIAHREGYPEIGLYWEKAAFEEAEHASKFAELLGEDLEPNMKASTKANLAWRVDCEYGATQGKFDLAACAKKNGLDAIHDTVHEMARDEARHGKALEGLLKRYFG, from the coding sequence ATGAAAAAATGGGTTTGCACAGTTTGTGGTTATGTTGCCGAGGGTACCACCCCTCCCGAGAAGTGCCCTGTCTGCGGTGTTCCCGCTTCCAAGTTCAAAGAGATGACCGAGGGAGCAAAGCTGGCTGCCGAGCATGAGTACGGCATTTATGCTAAAACCGTGAAGAACAACGCTGACATCAGCGAAGAGGATAAGAAGTACATTTTTGAGCAGTTGATGGCGAATTTCCAGGGCGAGTGCTCTGAGGTGGGCATGTACCTTTGTATGGCACGCATTGCCCATCGCGAGGGCTATCCCGAAATCGGCCTGTACTGGGAGAAGGCTGCCTTTGAAGAGGCTGAGCACGCCTCCAAGTTTGCCGAGCTTCTGGGTGAGGACCTGGAGCCCAATATGAAGGCCTCCACCAAGGCGAATCTGGCTTGGCGTGTAGACTGTGAGTACGGCGCCACCCAGGGCAAGTTCGATCTGGCCGCCTGCGCCAAGAAGAACGGCTTGGACGCCATCCACGACACCGTGCATGAGATGGCCCGCGACGAGGCCCGTCACGGCAAGGCTCTGGAGGGCCTGCTGAAGCGGTACTTCGGCTGA
- the rd gene encoding rubredoxin: MQKYVCPCGYVYDPAVGDPDNGIAPGTPWEQVPEDWVCPTCGLGKDVFEKEA; encoded by the coding sequence ATGCAGAAATATGTTTGCCCATGCGGCTATGTCTATGATCCCGCGGTAGGCGATCCAGATAACGGAATCGCCCCCGGTACCCCCTGGGAGCAGGTTCCTGAGGACTGGGTTTGTCCCACCTGCGGACTGGGCAAGGACGTGTTTGAAAAGGAAGCATAA
- the abc-f gene encoding ribosomal protection-like ABC-F family protein, producing MSMIQVTNLTFSYPGSYDAVFDGVSFQFDTQWRLGFLGRNGRGKTTLLRLLMGQYEYGGSISGVPPCTYFPHPVSNPRQLALEVLSAVCPTAEEWELLRESGLLGVESEALYRPFETLSNGEQTKCLLAALFCGESRYLLIDEPTNHLDAAGRQTVAEYLRKKQGFLLVSHDRAFLDGCVDHILALNKTGVSVQSGTFSTWWENKSRQDAYEQAQNDKLKGEMKRLAQAAKRTSTWSDRVEATKTGSRNSGLRPDRGYIGHRSAKMMQRAKSIDTRRQKALEEASGLLWDLERADSLKLRPLTARGRLLDLREVVPHYGGRPVCCPLTFALEPGDRVALTGGNGCGKSTLLKLLMGQEISWDGTFTHLPGLSISYVPQDTSNLRGSLHDFVRERNADETLLLAILRKLDFPRVQFEKDMANWSAGQKKKALIACSLCESAHLYLWDEPLNYLDVWSRMQIEQLLLAFQPTLLFVEHDETFRQTVATRQIELL from the coding sequence ATGTCCATGATTCAGGTTACAAATCTGACCTTCTCCTACCCCGGCAGCTATGACGCGGTGTTTGACGGCGTCAGTTTCCAGTTTGACACCCAGTGGCGTCTGGGCTTTCTGGGCCGAAATGGGCGGGGAAAAACCACGCTCCTGCGCCTGCTGATGGGCCAATATGAATATGGCGGCAGCATTTCAGGCGTGCCGCCCTGTACCTATTTTCCCCACCCAGTCTCTAACCCCAGGCAACTGGCGCTGGAGGTACTCTCCGCCGTCTGTCCCACGGCTGAGGAGTGGGAGCTACTGCGGGAAAGCGGACTTCTGGGCGTGGAGTCCGAAGCACTCTACCGCCCTTTTGAAACTCTCTCCAACGGCGAGCAGACCAAGTGCCTTCTGGCAGCCCTCTTTTGCGGGGAATCCCGGTATTTGCTGATTGATGAGCCCACCAATCACTTGGACGCCGCTGGCCGCCAGACTGTTGCAGAGTATCTTCGCAAAAAGCAGGGATTTTTGCTGGTGTCCCACGACCGGGCATTTTTGGACGGCTGTGTGGACCATATCCTAGCGCTCAATAAGACGGGTGTCTCAGTCCAAAGCGGTACCTTTTCCACTTGGTGGGAAAATAAATCCCGGCAGGATGCCTACGAGCAGGCACAAAATGACAAACTCAAAGGAGAAATGAAGCGGCTCGCCCAGGCGGCGAAGCGGACCAGCACTTGGTCCGACCGGGTGGAAGCCACCAAAACTGGCTCTCGGAATTCCGGTCTGCGGCCTGATCGGGGCTATATTGGTCACAGGTCTGCCAAAATGATGCAGCGTGCCAAGTCCATCGACACCCGGCGTCAAAAAGCGCTGGAGGAGGCCTCCGGCCTGCTGTGGGATTTGGAGCGGGCCGATTCTCTCAAGCTGCGGCCCTTGACCGCCAGAGGCCGACTGTTGGACCTGCGGGAGGTCGTTCCCCACTATGGCGGACGGCCAGTGTGCTGCCCCCTGACCTTTGCTCTGGAGCCGGGAGACCGTGTGGCCCTGACCGGCGGCAACGGTTGCGGAAAGAGCACTCTGCTGAAGCTGTTGATGGGCCAGGAGATTTCCTGGGACGGCACGTTCACGCATCTCCCGGGTCTCTCCATCTCCTATGTTCCCCAAGACACCAGTAACCTCCGAGGAAGCCTGCATGACTTTGTCCGGGAGCGGAACGCCGACGAAACGCTGCTGCTGGCCATTTTGCGCAAGTTGGACTTTCCCCGGGTACAATTTGAAAAGGATATGGCGAACTGGTCCGCAGGGCAGAAGAAAAAGGCTTTGATCGCCTGCAGCCTCTGCGAAAGTGCCCACCTGTACCTTTGGGATGAACCGCTGAATTATCTGGACGTATGGTCCCGCATGCAGATTGAGCAGCTCCTGCTAGCATTTCAGCCAACCCTGCTCTTTGTAGAGCATGACGAAACATTCCGGCAAACGGTAGCCACCCGGCAGATCGAACTTCTGTAG
- the asnS gene encoding asparagine--tRNA ligase: MSYTKIAAIYADSETLSGQTVTVGGWVRTIRDMKQFGFLELNDGSCFKNLQVVMDAGVLSNYAEIAAQNVGAALVVTGAVVLTPGAKQPLELKAASIEVEGTSTPDYPLQKKRHSPEFLRTIQHLRPRTNLFSAAFRVRSAAAFAIHQFFQDRGFVYVHTPIITASDCEGAGEMFRVTTLDPKNPPLTEDGQVDFSQDFFGKPANLTVSGQLNAENFAMAFGDVYTFGPTFRAENSNTQRHAAEFWMIEPEMAFCDLKGDMDVAEAMIKYVLRYVMNKCPDELSFFNSFVDKGLLERLEHVASSDFGRVSYTEAVEILSKNNDQFDYQVFWGCDLQTEHERYLTEQVYQKPVFVTDYPKEIKAFYMRLNDDNKTVAATDCLVPGIGEIIGGSQREERLEVLERRIQELGMKPEDYWWYCDLRRYGSCRHAGFGLGFERLVMYLTGISNIRDVLPHPRTVGNAEF, translated from the coding sequence ATGAGCTACACAAAAATAGCGGCCATTTATGCCGACAGTGAGACGCTGTCCGGGCAGACCGTCACCGTGGGCGGCTGGGTCCGCACCATCCGGGATATGAAACAGTTTGGCTTCCTTGAGCTGAATGACGGCTCTTGTTTTAAAAACTTACAGGTGGTCATGGATGCCGGTGTTCTCTCCAACTACGCTGAGATTGCCGCTCAAAATGTGGGCGCGGCGCTGGTGGTCACAGGCGCCGTGGTACTGACGCCGGGGGCCAAACAGCCTCTGGAGCTCAAGGCTGCCTCCATTGAGGTGGAGGGAACCTCCACGCCGGATTACCCCCTGCAAAAAAAGCGCCACAGCCCGGAGTTCCTGCGGACCATCCAGCATCTGCGGCCCAGGACGAACCTGTTCTCCGCCGCCTTTCGAGTGCGCAGCGCTGCGGCCTTCGCCATCCACCAGTTTTTCCAGGACCGGGGCTTTGTCTATGTTCACACTCCCATCATCACCGCCAGCGACTGCGAGGGCGCCGGCGAGATGTTCCGGGTCACAACTCTGGACCCCAAGAATCCCCCTCTGACGGAGGACGGTCAGGTAGACTTCTCTCAGGACTTCTTCGGCAAGCCTGCCAACCTGACAGTTTCCGGTCAGCTTAACGCAGAAAACTTCGCCATGGCCTTTGGCGATGTGTATACCTTCGGTCCCACCTTCCGGGCTGAGAACTCCAATACGCAGCGCCACGCGGCGGAGTTCTGGATGATCGAGCCGGAGATGGCCTTTTGCGATCTCAAGGGCGACATGGACGTGGCGGAGGCCATGATCAAGTATGTTCTGCGGTATGTGATGAACAAGTGTCCCGACGAGCTGTCCTTCTTTAACAGCTTCGTGGACAAAGGCCTGTTGGAGCGGCTAGAACATGTGGCCTCTTCGGACTTCGGCCGGGTGAGCTATACGGAGGCTGTGGAGATTCTCTCCAAGAACAACGATCAATTCGACTATCAGGTGTTCTGGGGCTGTGACCTGCAGACGGAGCACGAGCGCTATCTCACCGAGCAGGTATATCAGAAGCCTGTCTTTGTCACAGACTATCCCAAGGAAATCAAAGCCTTCTACATGCGCCTCAACGATGACAACAAAACCGTTGCCGCCACAGACTGCCTAGTGCCCGGCATCGGGGAAATCATCGGCGGCAGCCAGCGTGAGGAGCGGCTGGAAGTGCTGGAGCGCCGCATCCAGGAGCTGGGCATGAAGCCGGAGGACTACTGGTGGTACTGCGACCTGCGGCGTTACGGCTCCTGCCGTCACGCCGGATTCGGCCTTGGTTTTGAGCGGCTGGTGATGTACCTCACCGGCATCAGCAACATCCGGGATGTCCTTCCCCACCCCCGCACTGTGGGCAACGCAGAGTTCTGA
- a CDS encoding GNAT family N-acetyltransferase, translating into MTHIYLVRHAEAEGNLYRIAQGQGNSNLTDRGWRQVQALERRFADIQIDAVYASDLYRTCATASAIYKPKGLVLHRSRELREICVGVWEHRSWGEVYRRWPEEMEHFTNRPDLWHLEGAEDPLEARGRVLAAIRKIAAQHTGETVAVFSHGYVLRMLLSYLQGYSLEELGRTPTGDNTAVSLLEAEGDALRVVFRDDNSHLQLLGEKGKRPRGLEPGLWFAPLRLPEQAEVFCALASSLWQRSFDRTRLLEDGGRRETLLGYLGEEPVGVLQLDAASGWISLLGIRPDCRRRGFGVQLIGQAVQQTRAAGGGKIFAALPENGEARSFLEEYGFHPATDGAFVEKNIAFLPEFLGR; encoded by the coding sequence ATGACGCACATCTATTTGGTCCGCCACGCCGAGGCGGAGGGCAATCTCTACCGGATCGCCCAGGGGCAGGGCAACAGCAATCTGACAGACCGTGGCTGGCGGCAGGTGCAAGCTTTGGAGCGGCGGTTTGCGGATATCCAGATTGACGCTGTGTACGCCAGCGATCTCTACCGCACCTGTGCCACGGCCAGCGCAATTTACAAACCCAAGGGTCTGGTACTCCACCGCAGCCGGGAGCTGCGGGAGATCTGCGTGGGAGTGTGGGAGCACCGCAGCTGGGGAGAGGTTTACCGCCGTTGGCCGGAAGAGATGGAGCATTTCACCAACAGGCCGGATCTATGGCACTTGGAGGGGGCAGAGGACCCCCTGGAGGCCAGAGGCCGGGTGCTGGCTGCCATCCGAAAAATCGCAGCGCAGCATACGGGGGAAACGGTGGCAGTGTTTTCTCACGGCTATGTGCTGCGGATGCTGCTTTCGTACTTACAGGGCTATTCTCTGGAAGAACTGGGCCGGACACCCACGGGGGACAACACAGCCGTCTCACTGCTGGAGGCGGAGGGAGATGCGCTGCGCGTGGTGTTCCGTGATGATAACAGCCACCTCCAGCTCCTGGGGGAGAAAGGAAAACGGCCAAGGGGCCTGGAGCCGGGGCTGTGGTTTGCTCCATTGCGGCTGCCAGAGCAGGCGGAAGTATTTTGCGCGTTGGCTTCTTCCCTTTGGCAGCGCTCATTTGACCGGACGCGGCTGCTGGAGGACGGCGGCCGGAGGGAGACGTTGCTGGGGTATCTTGGAGAGGAGCCGGTGGGCGTGCTGCAGCTTGATGCGGCTTCCGGATGGATTTCCCTACTGGGCATCCGGCCGGACTGTCGGCGCCGGGGCTTCGGCGTCCAGCTGATCGGACAGGCGGTACAGCAGACTCGAGCGGCGGGCGGTGGGAAAATCTTCGCTGCGCTGCCGGAAAATGGTGAGGCCAGAAGCTTTTTGGAGGAGTATGGGTTTCACCCCGCAACAGATGGGGCGTTCGTGGAAAAGAACATTGCATTTCTTCCGGAATTTTTAGGACGATGA
- a CDS encoding calcium/sodium antiporter, protein MSVWVTVLLFLVGLVLIIKGGDWFLSGAVWIAEATGVPRFIIGATIVSVATTLPELTVSVTGVLQNEVDMAVGNAVGSVTANLGLILGISVVCIPSVVHKQQFRLKALLMAASALLLFLLCRGGRLTVGPSLCLVAVFTVYLVSNLTDARTSMAENRTEIGRGRSVSRRQLAGKLTAFVVGIAAIVMGSQMLICYGSKIAILLGVPAGIIGVTMVAIGTSLPELVTTLTAISRREASMSVGNIIGANVIDLTMILPVCSAVSGGRLTLSRQTIGLDMPVCLGMCALAVLPPLIKGRFYRWQGVLMLAAYIVYVAALVR, encoded by the coding sequence ATGAGCGTTTGGGTGACAGTGCTGCTGTTTCTGGTAGGTCTGGTGTTGATTATCAAGGGCGGCGATTGGTTTTTAAGCGGTGCGGTGTGGATTGCGGAGGCTACAGGGGTCCCCCGATTTATTATCGGGGCAACCATTGTGTCTGTGGCCACGACGCTGCCGGAGCTGACAGTTTCTGTGACGGGTGTGCTGCAAAATGAGGTGGATATGGCGGTAGGAAACGCCGTGGGGTCTGTGACGGCCAACCTGGGGCTGATTCTTGGGATTTCCGTGGTGTGCATCCCTTCGGTTGTCCATAAGCAGCAGTTTCGCCTGAAGGCCCTTTTGATGGCGGCAAGTGCCCTGCTGCTATTTTTGCTCTGCCGGGGAGGACGGCTGACCGTTGGACCAAGCCTGTGCTTGGTGGCGGTATTTACAGTATACCTGGTCAGCAACCTGACAGACGCCCGTACCAGCATGGCGGAGAACCGGACGGAAATCGGCAGAGGACGCTCGGTTTCCCGGCGGCAACTGGCGGGAAAGCTGACAGCCTTTGTGGTAGGAATTGCCGCCATTGTTATGGGCTCCCAGATGCTGATCTGCTATGGAAGCAAGATTGCGATTTTATTGGGAGTGCCCGCTGGGATCATCGGGGTGACTATGGTGGCGATAGGAACCTCCCTGCCAGAATTGGTGACGACTTTGACCGCCATTTCCAGGCGGGAGGCGTCCATGTCTGTTGGAAACATCATCGGGGCCAATGTGATTGACCTGACCATGATTCTGCCGGTATGCTCTGCAGTCTCCGGCGGCCGGCTGACCTTGAGCCGTCAGACCATCGGCCTGGATATGCCGGTATGCCTTGGAATGTGCGCCCTGGCAGTTCTTCCGCCGCTGATCAAGGGAAGATTTTATCGCTGGCAGGGAGTTTTGATGCTGGCAGCCTACATCGTCTATGTGGCGGCATTGGTCCGCTGA